The genomic window TATCCGCAGGCGACGGAGATTTTGGTGCGGTATGGGTTTCATTGCATCGGATGTATGATTTCTCCGTATGAGTCACTGGAGTCTGGTGCGGCGGTGCATGGCATCCCCATCAAGCCCTTGATTGAAGAATTGAACGCGGCGGTGAAGGGATAATCAGCATCGCATGAATAATAAAAGGGCCAGGCATGTCAGATGACATACCTGGCCGGTTTTGGGGATTAACCCCGCTCTTCAATAATCCTAAACGTCGATGATTAGGTTCCCGATGTAGTTGAACCTCACTTCCTTCATTGGCTTGGTGGCGTTAGCATTGGATTGGTTCAGGTAGTCGTTGCCG from Candidatus Kerfeldbacteria bacterium includes these protein-coding regions:
- a CDS encoding DUF1858 domain-containing protein produces the protein MITADMLMGDIVGQYPQATEILVRYGFHCIGCMISPYESLESGAAVHGIPIKPLIEELNAAVKG